One Antennarius striatus isolate MH-2024 chromosome 17, ASM4005453v1, whole genome shotgun sequence genomic window carries:
- the bsdc1 gene encoding BSD domain-containing protein 1 — translation MAEGEGWWGGWLQQSFQAVKDKSSEALEFLKRDLAEFSTVVQHDTTCSIVATATAVKNKLAVEGSSETTEKVKKSLSSFLGVISDTLAPPPDKTIDCDVITLVATPAGTTEVYDSSKARLYSLQADPATYCNEPDGPPELFDNWLSSFRMEEKKGEISDLLVNSPSIRALYTKMVPVAVAHSEFWQRYFYKVFQLEQEEARRVALKQRAEQTHTETLGWEEEEDEDNFLGAASSSYLNFTPQLDQSSIHLPTSLTGTRMTLLSPELSPSEERDSTLSVTSGSVSLPTQVEVQPEPVATDLAKKLTEASLEDVADKTQEEQSPGKSDIHPEARGEAVIQPEVTLDGASAQPSAPTSKPDAAKGEGPQDLRVFELNSDSGKSTPSNNGKKGSSTDVSEDWEKDFDLDMTEEEVQMALSKIESSGELDEDWENWN, via the exons TCATCTGAAGCCTTAGAATTCCTGAAGCGAGACTTGGCAGAATTCTCGACTGTGGTGCAACATGACACAACCTGTTCCATTGTGGCCACGGCCACGGCTGTCAAAAATAAACTTGCG GTGGAAGGGTCCTCTGAGACCACCGAAAAGGTGAAGAAGAGCCTCTCTAGTTTCTTAGGAGTGATATCAGACACACTCGCTCCACCCCCTGATAAAACTAttgactgtgatgtcatcacgttGGTGGCAACGCCAGCAGGAACTACAGAGGTCTACGACAGTTCTAAG GCACGTCTCTACAGTTTGCAGGCTGACCCTGCGACATACTGCAACGAGCCTGATG GTCCTCCTGAGCTGTTTGACAACTGGCTCTCTAGCTTCAGGAtggaagagaagaaaggagaaATCTCAGATCTGTTGGTCAACAGTCCCTCCATACGAGCCCTTTACACTAAAATG gtaCCAGTCGCTGTAGCCCATTCAGAGTTCTGGCAGAGATATTTTTACAAAGTATTCCAGCTGGAGCAG GAGGAGGCGAGGAGGGTGGCACTGAAGCAGAGGgcggagcagacacacacagagacgctcggctgggaggaagaggaggacgagg ATAACTTCCTCGGTGCCGCGTCATCGTCTTATCTCAACTTCACACCCCAGTTGGACCAAAGCTCTATACACCTTCCTACATCATTGACAGGAACAAGAATGACTCTTCTGAGCCCCGAGCTGTCCCCCAGTGAAGAACGTGACTCCACTCTCTCGGTCACCAGCGGGAGCGTCAGCCTGCCAACGCAGGTGGAAGTGCAGCCGGAGCCCGTCGCAACAGATCTGGCCAAGAAACTGACGGAAGCTAGTTTAGAAGATGTTGCAGACAAGACGCAAGAAGAGCAGAGTCCTGGAAAAAGTGACATACATCCTGAGGCCCGAGGGGAGGCTGTAATCCAGCCAGAGGTCACTTTGGACGGGGCATCAGCGCAGCCTTCTGCCCCCACCTCTAAACCAGATGCAGCAAAGGGGGAGGGCCCACAGGACCTGAGAGTGTTTGAGCTGAACTCCGACAGTGGTAAATCTACACCCTCCAACAACGGCAAGAAAG GGTCCAGCACCGACGTGAGCGAGGACTGGGAGAAAGACTTCGACTTGGACATGACGGAAGAGGAAGTCCAGATGGCTCTGTCTAAAATTGAATCTTCTGGAGAG TTGGATGAAGACTGGGAGAATTGGAACTGA